The [Bacillus] selenitireducens MLS10 genome includes a region encoding these proteins:
- a CDS encoding ATP-binding protein, with amino-acid sequence MNKTQSFRNISLVMILSLVLFTGLRFAWLHQFQEEPFTEVSGGYLDMSDASFEDGRIYSLSGTWLFDPNERVTEKSYSEMGETQFVPASWNQHFQNNENNYSGEGTYRLHLTLPDDLDAAIGLRFYEINSAAEIYANGEQIHSFNSLDHERDDRGMDYGPVDVTFHPGEDQELTLHVVVSNRALAQRGGLDRDILIGSEETMASVASISKGLQLSAGLILLLHAVYAIVLYLLPKQKKNPLLLLFGLMLLMFATGVFLDDEALLMFPVSLSDSLRMLLSLFVLTLYVMFLIVSVTVNLPKLVMKIASVFFISYASIIFFVPADYFSEFTNVTMLMFPVFSLTMITLTIRSILRGNQYAYFILVFLLAYTSNMVWGSMIKLNILQYPFYPADFIFSMMALMGLVIKQHTDITRENHRQANIIIENEANKDQFLANTAHELRNPLLGILTITDTILQQLDTKPKEAIRNELQLNRKIGDQMKFILDDLRDFTLLKESRIRLLPEPVDANATVRTIAEILSYQIAGKNVQIEVDTEKDLPMIYADQERFFQVIYNLLHNAVKFTDQGKIRVSVKRNGRAEFVQIIIADTGSGIASSDIERLMTPYEQGSNATMSGIGIGLNISKELTCLHGGHFQILSEEGQGTEIHLSWPVSTTTEKTVTPQTPKSQLHANSAEAKSLKQTDGNKCSLLLVDDDPVNLDLIANALNADYAVTLASDGETALSYLSEARFDLVISDVMMPDMSGYTLTEEIRKRYDLVTLPVLLLTPRYHAADIISGFEAGANDYVSKPVELSELQARVQTLTEMKHSAQKQIETEAALLQSQIRPHFLYNTLNAIASLSQKNPDRMVELLYEFGDYLKHSFRLPTTSGLVTLEEEMALIKPYLFIEQTRFEDRLTLSVDIADETTIHVPRLAIQTLMENAINHGALKSSAAGEVSLRAHRNEEGALITITDNGPGQADELRQLLSHQTNEQTKGIGLLNAHTRIKHLNGKGLVIDNRSGGGIIITVFLP; translated from the coding sequence ATGAATAAGACGCAATCGTTCCGTAACATTAGTTTGGTGATGATCTTGTCGCTGGTACTGTTTACCGGTTTGCGCTTCGCCTGGTTGCACCAGTTCCAGGAGGAGCCATTCACGGAAGTCTCAGGCGGTTACCTCGACATGAGTGACGCTTCATTTGAAGACGGCCGCATTTACAGCCTCAGTGGCACATGGCTGTTCGATCCGAATGAGCGTGTGACTGAAAAATCTTATAGTGAAATGGGAGAAACCCAGTTCGTACCTGCCTCCTGGAATCAACATTTCCAGAATAATGAAAACAATTATTCTGGTGAAGGGACCTACCGTCTGCACTTAACGCTCCCGGATGATCTCGATGCAGCTATCGGACTGAGATTTTATGAAATCAACAGCGCAGCTGAGATCTATGCCAACGGGGAACAGATCCACAGCTTTAACAGCCTCGATCATGAGAGAGATGACCGTGGTATGGACTATGGGCCTGTCGATGTGACGTTTCATCCAGGGGAGGATCAAGAGCTGACGCTGCATGTCGTCGTCTCGAACCGGGCCCTCGCACAGCGGGGCGGACTTGACCGTGATATTCTCATCGGATCAGAGGAAACGATGGCGTCTGTTGCCTCAATCTCAAAAGGCCTCCAGCTCTCCGCAGGACTTATCCTTCTCTTGCATGCGGTGTACGCCATCGTTCTCTATCTTTTGCCAAAGCAGAAAAAGAACCCATTGCTTTTGTTATTCGGACTCATGCTGTTGATGTTCGCAACAGGTGTCTTTCTAGACGATGAAGCGTTGCTGATGTTCCCTGTATCCCTATCGGATTCTTTGAGGATGCTCCTGTCTTTATTTGTCTTGACGCTCTATGTGATGTTTCTGATCGTATCTGTAACGGTCAACCTTCCAAAACTGGTGATGAAAATCGCTTCCGTATTCTTCATCTCCTATGCATCGATCATTTTTTTCGTGCCTGCTGATTATTTTTCCGAGTTTACGAATGTTACGATGCTGATGTTTCCAGTCTTTTCTCTAACGATGATCACGCTCACCATCCGCTCGATTCTCCGGGGGAACCAATACGCATACTTTATCCTGGTCTTTCTTCTCGCCTATACATCGAATATGGTCTGGGGGAGTATGATCAAACTGAACATCCTCCAGTATCCGTTCTATCCCGCTGACTTCATTTTTTCGATGATGGCACTGATGGGTCTGGTCATCAAACAGCACACAGACATCACGCGGGAGAATCACCGCCAGGCCAACATCATCATTGAAAATGAAGCAAACAAAGATCAGTTCCTCGCCAATACAGCACATGAACTGAGAAACCCGCTGCTCGGGATCCTGACGATTACCGATACGATCTTGCAACAGCTCGATACGAAACCGAAAGAAGCCATCAGGAATGAGCTTCAGCTGAACCGCAAAATCGGGGATCAGATGAAATTCATTCTCGATGACCTGAGGGATTTTACACTGTTGAAAGAATCACGGATCCGTCTCTTACCTGAACCTGTCGATGCGAATGCCACAGTCAGGACCATTGCTGAGATACTCTCTTATCAGATAGCGGGCAAGAATGTACAGATCGAAGTTGATACTGAAAAGGACCTTCCAATGATCTATGCTGATCAGGAGCGGTTCTTTCAGGTGATTTATAACCTGTTGCATAATGCCGTCAAATTTACCGATCAAGGCAAAATCCGTGTTTCTGTTAAGCGCAATGGAAGGGCAGAGTTTGTTCAGATCATCATTGCGGATACCGGATCCGGGATCGCTTCTTCCGATATTGAACGCCTGATGACTCCTTATGAGCAGGGCAGTAATGCCACGATGAGCGGAATCGGAATCGGTTTGAATATCAGTAAAGAACTCACCTGTCTGCACGGTGGTCATTTTCAAATCCTTTCCGAAGAAGGACAGGGCACAGAAATACATCTCTCTTGGCCTGTTTCAACCACCACAGAGAAAACAGTCACGCCTCAGACTCCCAAAAGCCAACTGCATGCGAACAGTGCAGAAGCAAAGTCTTTGAAACAAACTGACGGTAATAAGTGCTCTCTCCTGCTTGTCGATGATGATCCTGTTAATCTGGACTTGATCGCAAACGCACTGAACGCCGATTATGCCGTTACTTTGGCCTCCGATGGGGAAACCGCTTTATCGTATTTGTCAGAGGCACGCTTCGACTTGGTCATCTCTGACGTGATGATGCCCGATATGTCAGGTTACACATTGACAGAAGAAATTCGCAAACGCTATGACCTCGTTACGCTTCCTGTTTTGCTTCTGACTCCGCGCTACCATGCCGCAGACATCATTTCCGGCTTTGAAGCAGGTGCCAATGATTATGTAAGCAAGCCGGTTGAACTGTCTGAGCTACAGGCACGGGTTCAAACATTAACGGAAATGAAACACTCTGCTCAAAAGCAGATCGAGACGGAGGCAGCACTCCTGCAGTCACAGATCAGACCGCACTTTTTATATAATACGTTAAACGCCATTGCCTCTCTTAGCCAGAAGAATCCGGACAGAATGGTTGAACTGCTTTATGAATTTGGTGATTATTTAAAGCACAGCTTTCGCCTCCCGACGACATCCGGCCTCGTGACCCTTGAAGAAGAAATGGCGCTGATCAAACCCTATCTGTTCATTGAACAAACCCGCTTTGAAGACCGGCTGACCCTATCTGTTGATATTGCTGATGAAACAACTATTCATGTCCCGAGACTTGCCATTCAGACCCTCATGGAAAATGCGATCAACCACGGGGCCCTCAAATCGTCAGCTGCTGGGGAAGTATCGCTCAGAGCCCACCGGAATGAAGAGGGCGCTTTAATCACAATCACTGATAACGGACCCGGTCAGGCAGATGAGCTCCGACAGCTGCTCTCTCATCAAACCAATGAACAAACGAAAGGCATCGGATTATTGAACGCACACACACGCATCAAGCATTTGAACGGAAAAGGCCTTGTTATTGACAACCGGTCCGGGGGAGGGATTATCATTACTGTTTTTCTCCCCTAA
- a CDS encoding sigma-54-dependent Fis family transcriptional regulator: MSQQPITKQVWKRFLEEGTVDETRLRKRIIESWTFCRSAGVDPYDGKGSTLLTFEELKEKKEHNQMLLEIALPYLQKLKKLFKGSGSILLLIDPDGYVLNVTGEPETRRSANDINFVEGIRWTEEQVGTNAIGTAIRTCEPITVFGHEHFARASQNWVCSAAPIKDDHGRLLGVLDISSRVGTCEHVHTLGAVAASAYAMEHEWQKRQKEDEFELISAAITGQKATDPIILMNRDEEIVFIDNALESLKEYRDTWISLKELEDATGCRTEMKLPVFSAKGGRIIGYQVSVQDTYANQSVVMQKRAPFHFEGITGTSSVFRNVLDQASCLAKADVPVHLSGETGTGKGMMAKALHRNSPRANGPFIDINCGAVPDSLIASELFGYAPGAFTGALKSGYKGKFLEADGGTLFLDEVAELSPAMQVSLLKVLDDQSFMPVGSNVLHTCNVRIITATNRDLMTLVHEGTFREDLFYRLYAFPLRLPSLRERSEDIPAFVRQYQIQHEWPVVWTRQLLEEWQRFTWPGNIRQLMLSLDRLRIYCPDRLPDPDTIRTIIGSASGERTGDMPKDVLQTSESRQSLGEAPLSYAEQLEKQTLMDALQAAGGARGRALERSGWSRSTFYRKLRKYGLHETK; this comes from the coding sequence GTGTCGCAACAACCTATTACCAAACAGGTTTGGAAGCGCTTTCTCGAGGAAGGAACTGTGGATGAAACGCGGCTCAGAAAGCGCATCATTGAATCATGGACATTTTGCAGGTCTGCAGGGGTGGATCCCTATGACGGAAAAGGTTCAACACTGTTGACTTTCGAAGAACTGAAAGAGAAAAAAGAACATAATCAGATGCTTCTGGAAATCGCCCTGCCTTATTTACAGAAACTCAAGAAACTGTTCAAAGGATCAGGGTCCATTCTCCTGCTCATCGATCCCGACGGCTATGTCCTGAACGTGACCGGGGAACCTGAAACACGCCGATCGGCCAACGATATCAATTTTGTGGAAGGCATCCGCTGGACGGAAGAACAGGTCGGGACCAATGCCATCGGCACTGCTATCCGGACCTGTGAACCGATTACGGTATTTGGCCATGAACATTTCGCACGGGCTTCTCAAAATTGGGTCTGCTCCGCTGCCCCGATTAAAGATGACCATGGCCGTCTCCTCGGTGTCCTTGATATTTCGAGCCGAGTCGGCACTTGCGAACATGTCCACACCCTCGGTGCCGTTGCCGCCTCTGCCTATGCAATGGAACATGAATGGCAAAAGCGGCAGAAAGAAGATGAATTTGAACTGATATCCGCTGCTATAACCGGACAGAAAGCAACGGATCCTATCATACTCATGAACAGGGATGAAGAAATCGTGTTCATCGACAACGCCCTTGAATCACTGAAAGAATATCGGGACACCTGGATCAGCCTCAAAGAACTTGAAGATGCAACAGGCTGCCGGACTGAAATGAAACTTCCCGTCTTTTCCGCAAAAGGCGGAAGGATTATCGGGTATCAGGTATCCGTCCAGGACACGTACGCAAACCAGTCCGTTGTTATGCAAAAAAGGGCCCCGTTTCACTTCGAAGGCATCACGGGGACCAGCAGCGTGTTTCGAAACGTCCTTGATCAGGCTTCATGCCTGGCAAAAGCGGACGTCCCTGTTCATCTCTCAGGGGAAACAGGTACCGGAAAAGGCATGATGGCCAAAGCCCTTCACCGGAACAGCCCCCGTGCAAACGGACCGTTTATCGACATTAACTGTGGAGCAGTTCCCGACAGCCTGATCGCGAGCGAGCTGTTCGGTTACGCACCCGGTGCGTTTACCGGCGCTCTGAAAAGCGGGTATAAAGGCAAATTCCTTGAAGCTGACGGAGGGACGCTCTTTCTCGATGAGGTTGCCGAACTCTCCCCTGCCATGCAAGTATCGCTTTTAAAGGTCCTCGACGACCAGTCTTTTATGCCAGTCGGGAGCAATGTGCTCCACACGTGCAATGTCCGCATAATCACGGCAACCAACCGTGACCTGATGACGCTGGTCCATGAAGGGACATTTCGTGAAGATCTGTTTTACCGGCTTTATGCGTTTCCGCTTCGCCTGCCATCTCTCAGGGAACGAAGCGAGGATATTCCCGCATTTGTCCGTCAGTATCAGATACAACACGAATGGCCCGTCGTCTGGACCCGGCAACTCCTCGAAGAATGGCAACGCTTCACCTGGCCCGGCAATATCCGTCAGCTCATGCTCTCCCTCGACAGACTGAGGATCTATTGTCCTGACAGATTGCCCGACCCTGACACCATCCGCACCATTATCGGTTCCGCATCAGGAGAACGGACAGGGGATATGCCAAAGGACGTGCTACAAACCAGTGAATCCCGCCAGTCACTGGGAGAGGCACCTCTCAGCTATGCGGAACAACTTGAAAAACAAACACTGATGGACGCCTTGCAGGCTGCCGGCGGGGCCAGGGGACGCGCCCTTGAACGAAGCGGCTGGTCGAGGAGCACGTTTTACCGAAAATTGCGAAAGTACGGGCTTCATGAGACAAAATGA
- a CDS encoding response regulator yields the protein MHAVAVDDEKLGLDYIEQLLERVPEIDRIERFQTAEGALEFIRNHPVDLLFLDIEMPGMNGLAMADTLSELNPKPEIVFVTAHREHALDAFDTGAMDYLVKPIRFERLIKTIERYKRLNKEVPEAIKKKGNDIQIRIQNTISVKDAEGTEHELEWRTSKAKELFLYLLHFKNRTVSKSDIVETIWSGKDVEKAFAQLYTVVYHTRKALNCCQDAVKLISNKEGYKLEVTNASIDIDEWTERLSKAETLLRRGDTETVEQALTDYHGDYLAYSSLLWPEQERLKQQLFWQETCLQLAKHYEDSGRFERALYWLEAILHKRPLDERIHLRLMKLYASEHRTDLVHTQYEKLESLLREELGTDPDDAVKQWYADFLQHI from the coding sequence ATGCATGCGGTGGCGGTTGACGATGAAAAACTCGGATTGGATTACATCGAACAGTTGCTGGAGCGGGTGCCTGAGATTGATCGTATTGAGCGGTTTCAAACAGCCGAAGGGGCTCTGGAGTTTATCAGGAACCACCCAGTCGACTTGCTCTTTTTGGATATTGAAATGCCCGGCATGAATGGTCTCGCCATGGCTGATACATTATCAGAGCTGAATCCAAAGCCCGAGATTGTGTTTGTTACAGCACACCGTGAGCATGCTCTCGATGCCTTTGACACCGGAGCCATGGATTACCTCGTGAAACCGATCCGCTTTGAGCGGCTGATAAAAACGATTGAGCGGTATAAACGGTTGAATAAAGAAGTGCCAGAAGCCATTAAAAAGAAGGGTAATGACATTCAGATCAGGATTCAAAATACCATTAGTGTAAAGGATGCAGAAGGGACTGAACACGAACTGGAGTGGCGCACCTCAAAGGCAAAAGAGCTGTTTTTGTATCTGCTGCATTTCAAAAACAGGACCGTTTCCAAATCGGATATCGTCGAGACCATCTGGTCTGGAAAGGATGTTGAGAAGGCATTTGCTCAGCTCTATACCGTGGTGTATCATACGAGAAAAGCATTGAACTGCTGTCAGGATGCTGTGAAGCTGATCAGCAACAAAGAAGGTTATAAACTGGAGGTTACCAATGCTTCTATTGATATCGATGAATGGACAGAACGTCTCTCCAAAGCAGAGACACTGCTTCGTCGGGGCGATACAGAGACAGTTGAACAGGCCCTGACAGACTACCATGGGGATTACCTCGCATACAGCAGCTTGCTTTGGCCGGAACAGGAACGTCTTAAGCAACAGCTTTTCTGGCAGGAAACCTGCCTTCAGCTTGCAAAGCATTATGAAGACAGCGGGCGCTTTGAAAGGGCACTGTACTGGCTCGAAGCGATCCTGCATAAACGGCCGCTTGATGAACGGATTCATTTACGCCTCATGAAATTATACGCATCTGAACATCGGACGGATCTCGTGCATACCCAGTATGAAAAGCTTGAATCTTTGTTAAGGGAGGAGCTCGGAACCGATCCGGATGACGCAGTGAAACAATGGTATGCAGATTTTTTGCAGCATATTTAA